GTTATCGGGATTGGGATCGAGCACCACGATTGACGCTCCTTCCGTAACCGGTTCAAAACCGGCCACAGCGCGGCAGCGGATATCGTTCGACGTCGCTCCTCCGACAACATGCATAAAGAAGGTCGGGAGTTCGTAGTCGACAATCACCTCGACATGCTTGGCGCTACCGGCGTATGGTCCCGAAGTGGGTGGTGAATGAACCGTCACATTCGCGCTGCTGATCTGATTGTGAACTCGCACCGTTTCGGTCGCTTCCGCAAGCACCTCTGCCGTGGTCGAGCCCTGTTGTTTTTCCATCGCAGCAGCAGTAGCCGCCGCATCAGCCGCATGCTGCGCTTGGCGATGTTCCGACAGCAGCATGCCGGTATCCATCACCAGGCCAATCATGCCGCATAGCGACGGAAGCAAGATCGCCAGCAGGACCAGCACTTTGCCTCGGCGCTGTTTTTCTCGTGTTTTTCGGGCGAATTTTGACGAAGAGATGTTTATCAGTTGCTGCGAGTGCATCGCTCAATCTCCTTGCTGCTATTAATGCGCAACGCGCATCACCGACTTACCACGGAGCGGAATCGAGACGTAATTCGAGATGAGCGGAACCACACTTTGATGCTGACAAGTGACGGTCGCTTCGACTCGATCATCGACAGCATTCCCACCATCGGGCCACTCGATGCGAATCGTCACGAGATCGGGATCGATCGTCATCAAGATTGGCGCGATCGCATCCGCCACGGGATGATCGTCTCCCCCTAGAACCTCGAGTTCAGCAGGTCCCCATGTTCCTAGAGCATTCGGCGCGTTCTCGCCACGCACAATCGCTGCGCGGGCTGCGCGGCGCGCTGCCTCGGCCATCACTTCACTACGCACAAGCGCTAGCGACAGCTCGAGCATTCCGAGTAGCAAGAGCGCCACCACCGAGAGGACAATCGCCGACTCGACCATCGTTCCTCCGCGTCGCAACCGCTTCGCAGCGCGATTTCCTCGGCGTTTTTTAGCAATTGGAAACTTTCGATGGATCATGGGCAAACTCCTTCGCAGCATCATGTGCCACGTTCTCAACCTCAGCGAAAACGGCGAATACTTACTTGGCGAGTCAACGGAATATCGCGCGGGATACCGGGCCAGTCCATCACAAGCCGCAGCGGATAGGTCACGCGCACGGTGCCACGCGGCAAGT
This window of the Pirellula staleyi DSM 6068 genome carries:
- a CDS encoding TadE/TadG family type IV pilus assembly protein, with translation MIHRKFPIAKKRRGNRAAKRLRRGGTMVESAIVLSVVALLLLGMLELSLALVRSEVMAEAARRAARAAIVRGENAPNALGTWGPAELEVLGGDDHPVADAIAPILMTIDPDLVTIRIEWPDGGNAVDDRVEATVTCQHQSVVPLISNYVSIPLRGKSVMRVAH